Genomic window (Xylanimonas protaetiae):
CACGAGCTCGCCGGAGAACCTCCGCAAGCTCATCGAGGCCGGTATGGACGTGGCCCGAATCAACCGGAGCCACGGCTCGTTCGAGGAGCACGAGGCCGTCTACAACAACGTCCGCGAGGCCGCCAAGGCCACCGGTCGCAACGTGGCCATCCTGGTCGACCTCCAGGGCCCCAAGATCCGCCTCGGCAAGTTCGAGGAGGAGAAGAAGTACTACCTCGAGGTCGGTGACAAGTTCACCATCACGACCGAGGACATCGTCGGCAACCAGCAGATCGTCTCGACGACCCACAAGGGCCTGGCCGGCGACGCCAAGCCGGGCGACGTCCTGCTGATCGACGACGGCAAGGTGCGCCTGCGCGTCGAGTCGGTCGAGGGCCCGCGCGTCAACGCCGTGACCGAGATCCCCGGCCCGGTGTCGAACAACAAGGGCATCAACCTCCCCTCCGCCGCGGTGTCCGTCCCCGCGCTGTCGGAGAAGGACATCGAGGACCTGCGCTGGGGCCTCAAGATGGGCACCGACTTCATCGCCCTGTCCTTCGTGCGCAACGCCAAGGACTACGACGACGTCCGCGCCATCATGGAGGAGGAGGGCCGGGTCGTCCCGGTCATCGCCAAGCTCGAGAAGCCGCAGGCGATCGAGAACCTCGAAGAGGTCGTCGCCGCGTTCGACGCGTTCATGGTCGCCCGTGGCGACCTCGCCGTCGAGATGCCGCTCGAGGAGGTGCCGCTCATCCAGAAGCGCATCATCGAGCTCGCCCGCCGCAACGCGAAGCCGGTCATCGTCGCCACCCAGGTGCTCGAGTCCATGACCAACAACCCGGTGCCGACGCGCGCCGAGGCCTCCGACTGCGCCAACGCCGTCCTCGACGGCGCCGACGCGGTCATGCTCTCGGGCGAGACCTCGGTCGGTGACTACCCGATCATCACCGTGCAGACGATGGCGAAGATCATCGAGTCGACGGAGAAGCTCGGCGCGGAGCGCATCGCGCCGCTCGGCTCGCGCCCGCACACCCGCTCGGGTGTCATCACGCAGGCCGCGAAGGAGGTCGGCGAGCAGCTCGGCGCCAAGTACTTCGTGACCTTCACGCAGTCGGGCGACTCGGCGCGCCGCATGTCGCGCCTGCGTTCGCAGATCCAGCTCCTGGCCTTCACGCCGGAGTCGTCGGTCCGCAAGGAGCTGGCGCTGAGCTGGGGCACCGAGGCCTACGAGGTCCCGTCCGTCGACTCCGTCGACGCGATGGTCGCGCAGGTCGACTCGACCCTGCAGGCCAACGGCCTCGCCGAGCCGGGCGACCGCGTCGTCATCGTCTCGGGTGCGCCGGTCGGCGTCCCGGGCACGACGAACTCGATCCTGGTGCACAAGGTCGGCTCGACCGACACGGGTCGCTGACCTGGCGATGCGCCACTGAGGCCGTCGCGCACGACGAAAGCCCGCGGGGATCGATCCCCGCGGGCTTTCGTGCTGCGGTGCCGGGTGCGGGACTCGAACCCGCACGCCCTCTCGGACAGCGAGGTTTGAGCTCGCCCTGTCTGCCTGTTCCAGCAACCCGGCGCTGGGACCCAAGGCTACCCGGAGCCGGAGTCCGACGATGACGGTTTGAGCCAGCGAGTCCGTCACCACGATGCCTCCCGTGGCTGGTGAGGACGCCGCAGCGGACTAGGATGGCGGTCGTGACCGAGAAGCTGCCGCTGGATCTTCCGCCCCTGCTCGAGCCGGAGGCTCCCGTCCCCACCGCGCCTGCGCGCCCCGCGCGCCGCGCCGTCGTCGCGGAGGACGAGGCCCTGATCCGCATGGACGTCGTCGAGACGCTCCGCGAGGCAGGGTTCGAGGTCGTCGGCGAGGCCGGTGACGGCGCGACCGCCGTGGAGCTCGCCCTGGAGCTCAAGCCGGACGTCGTCGTCTGCGACGTGAAGATGCCCGAGATGGACGGCATCACCGCGGCCGAGAAGATCGGCAAGGCGCACGCCGCGCCCGTCGTCCTGCTCACCGCGTTCTCGCAGACCGAGCTGGTCGAGCGTGCTCGCGACGCCGGCGCGATGGCCTACGTCGTCAAGCCGTTCACCCCGGCCGACCTGCTGCCCGCCGTCGAGATCGCGATCTCGCGCTACCAGCAGATCGGTGCCCTCGAGGCGGAGGTCGCCGACCTCACCGAGCGCTTCGAGACCCGCAAGCGCGTCGACCGAGCCAAGGGCCTGCTGCAGACCAAGATGGGCCTCTCCGAGCCCGAGGCCTTCCGCTGGATCCAGAAGACGTCGATGGACCGCCGCCTGACCATGCGCGAGGTCGCCGACGCCGTCATCGAGCAGGTCGGCGGGGCCTGATCCCATGCGCTCGCAGCCCGAGGTACGGCCGGCGGAGCGCGACGACCTCGTCGTCGTCGCTGCGCTGACCGCCGCGGCACGCCCGACGACGACCGTGGGCGTGCCGGTCGACACCGCGGGCGAGGACGCGATCCGCGCCCACCTGTCGATCTACCTCGCCACGAGCGGCCAGGTGCTGGTGGCCGAGCTCGACGGGCACATCGTCGGGTTCGTCCTGACGCGCACCGCGGGCCCCTACCTGTTCGCGGAGGTCGTCGCCTGGGTCGTCGACTCCCTCTACGTCACCCCGGACGCCCGGCGCCGCGGCGTCGGGCACGCGCTCGTCGCGGGCGTCGCCGCCCTGGCGGGGGAGTCGGGTGCCACGTACGTGTACGCGGGCGCGACGGCGGGGGACCGCAACATGCAGCGCTTCCTGGCCCGCCTGGGGTTCGCCCCGGCCGCGGGTCACCGCGTCGTGCCGACGGCGACGCTGCTGCGCCGGCTCGCCCAGGAGGGTGCGCCGACCGTGTCGCGGCCCCGGGCGAAGCGCGACGCGACGAGGGCGGCGCTCGATGACATCATCGCCCGCCGCCGCCGGGCGCGGGAGGCGGGGACGCACACCGCCCCGATCGGGCTGAGCCACCGCCGCGTCTCCTGAGCCGCGCTACGCCCCGGGCGGCGCGTCGACCACCATGCACGTGAGCCGGCCCGTGCAGATCCGGCGCCCCTTGTCGTCGGTGATCGTGACCGCGTAGGACGCGAGCGTCCGGCCCCGGCTGATCGCCACCGCCTCGCCGCGCACCACGCCCTGGCGCGCCGAGCGGTGGTGCGTGACGTTGAGCTCGATCCCCACCGCTGCCCGGCCCGGGCCCGCGTGCTGCATCGCGGCGATCGACCCGAGCGTCTCGGCGAGCACGGCCGAGGCACCCCCGTGCAGCAGGCCGTAGGGCTGGGTGTTGCCCGCGACGGGCATCGTGCCGGTGGTGCGGTCGGCGGAGACCTCGAGCACCTCGATGCCCATGCGCTCGATCAGCGTGCCCGCCAGCCCGGGAAGCGTGTCAGTCATGGACGGTAGGTTGGCATCCGTGACGACGACCGCGCCAGCAGGGCACCCCGTGACCGCCACGAGCCACCGGCCCCGCCTGCTCCTCATCGACGGGCACTCGATGGCGTACCGCGCGTTCTTCGCGCTGCCCGACACCATGGCCACCACGTCCGGCCAGGTGACGAACGCGGTCTACGGGTTCACCTCGATGCTCACCAAGCTGCTGGGCGACGAGCAGCCCACGCACCTCGCCGTGGCGTTCGACGTGTCCCGGCGGTCGTTCCGCACCGAACGGTTCCCCGAGTACAAGGGCACGCGGTCCGAGACGCCGGCGCCCTTCAAGGGCCAGGTGCCGCTCATCAAGGACGTCCTCCAGGCGCTGCGCGTCCCCACGCTCGAGCGCGAGGGCATCGAGGCCGACGACATCATCGCCACCCTGTCCGGGCAGGCGTCGGCGGCGGGCATGGAGGTGCTCGTCTGCTCCGGCGACCGCGACTCCCTCCAGCTCGTCAGCGAGGACGTGACGCTGCTGTACCCCGTGCGCGGCGTGTCCGAGATGGCGCGGTTCACGCCCGACTCCGTCGCCGAGAAGTACGGCGTGCCGCCCGAGCAGTACCCCGACCTGGCCGCCCTGGTGGGCGAGACGAGCGACAACCTGCCCGGCGTGGCCGGGGTGGGCCCGAAGACGGCCGCCAAGTGGGTGGCGCAGTTCGGCGGCCTCGAGCCGCTGCTCGCGAACGTCGACCAGCTCAAGGGCAAGGCCGCCGAGAACCTGCGCGCCGCCGTCGACCAGGTGCGGCTCAACCGTGAGCTCAACGCGCTCCTGCGCGACGTCGAGCTCGAGTACGCGCCCGACGACCTGCTGCTGCGCGGCTTCGACCGCGAGGCCGTGCACCGCATCTCCGACACGCTCCAGTTCGGCACGCTGCGCGACCGGCTCCTGGCGGTCGACCCTGCGGGCCACGACGAGGCCGCTGACGGCGCCGTCGACGCGGGGTTCGAGCTCGACGTCGTCGAGCTGCCCGCGGGCGGGCTCGCCGCCTGGCTCGCCGCGCGCGCCGGCCGCACCGTCGGCGTCGACGTCAGCGGGCGCGGCACGCCCAACCAGGGCGACGCGTGGGGCGTCGCGCTCGCCGAGGGCGGCGAGGGCGTCGCGTACGACCTCGCCGACATCACCGCCGACGACGAGGCCGCGCTGACCGCCTGGCTCGCCGACCCCGCCGCGCCCAAGGTGCTGCACGGCGCCAAGACGGCCTGGCACTCCCTGGCTGCGCGGGGGATCGCCCTCGACGGCGTCGTCTTCGACACGGAGCTGGCCGCCTACCTGTGCTACCCCGACCAGCGCGGCTACGACCTGGGCGACCTCGTCGCACGGCACCTGGGCCGCGAGCTCAAGGTCGAGGACGACGGTGCCCAGGGGGCGCTCGACCTCGACCTGGGCGGCACAGGCGCCCGGGGCGTGGGCGAGGCCACGCGCGCCGCCGCCGTCGCCGACCTGGCCCAGGCGCTCACGGGCCAGCTGGCCGACCGCGGCGCGACGTCGCTGCTCACCGACGTCGAGCTGCCGCTGTCGCGCGTGCTCGCGCGCGTCGAGGCCAACGGCATCGCCGCCGACACGGACTTCCTGACGACGCTCGAGCGAGGCTTCGCCGACCAGGTCGCCCAGGCCGCGGGCGAGGCGTACGACGCCATCGGGCACGAGGTGAACCTCGGCTCGCCCAAGCAGCTCCAGGAGGTGCTGTTCGGCGAGCTCGACATGCCCAAGACCAAGAAGACCAAGACGGGCTACACGACCGACGCGGCCGCGCTCGCCGAGCTGTACGCCAAGACGGGGCACCCGTTCCTGGAGCACCTGCTCGCGCACCGCGACGCCACGCGGCTGCGCGTCACGGTCGAGGGGCTCATCAAGTCGGTGCACCCGGACGGGCGCATCCACACCACCTTCCAGCAGACGATCGCCGCGACGGGCCGCCTCTCGTCCACGGAGCCGAACCTCCAGAACATCCCCATCCGCACCGAGGCGGGGCGGCAGATCCGCCGCGCGTTCCGCGTGGGCGACGGCTACGAGACGCTCCTGACGGCCGACTACTCGCAGATCGAGATGCGCATCATGGCGCACCTGTCGGGCGACGCCGGGCTCATCGAGGCGTTCCGGTCGGGGGAGGACCTGCACCGGTACGTGGGCTCGCGCGTCTTCGGCGTCGAGCCCGCAGGCGTGACCGCCGAGATGCGCTCCAAGGTCAAGGCGATGTCCTACGGCCTGGCGTACGGGCTCTCCGCGTTCGGGCTCAGCCAGCAGCTCGGCATCTCCACGGGCGAGGCGCAAGGCCTCATGGACGACTACTTCGCCCGGTTCGGCGGGGTGCGCGAGTACCTCGACGGCGTGGTCGAGGAGGCCCGGGCCACCGGCTACACCGCCACCGTGCTGGGCCGGCGCCGGTACCTGCCCGACCTCACGAGCGACAACCGTCAGCGCCGGCAGATGGCCGAGCGCATGGCCCTCAACGCGCCCATCCAGGGCAGCGCGGCCGACATCATCAAGCTCGCCATGCTGGGCGTGCAGCGCGAGCTGGACGCTCGCGGGCTGCGCTCGCGGCTGCTGCTCCAGGTGCACGACGAGCTCGTCGTCGAGGTCGCCCCGGGGGAGCGCGCGGCCGCGGAGGACGTGCTGCGCTCGCAGATGGGGGCGGCGTACACGCTGGACGTCCCCCTCGACGTGTCGGTGGGGACGGGGGAGACATGGCACGACGCCGGTCACTGACGGACAGCCCAGGGGTGGGGGACGAGACGGGAGCCCCACCACGGCACGCCGCCTCGGCTAGGGTCCCCGGTCCTATGGACTGGATCATCCGCGTCGTCAAGGGCGTCGTCATCTCGCTGGGCTTCATCCTCCCGGGCGTCTCGGGCGGGGTCCTCGCGGCCATCCTCGGTCTCTACGAGCGCCTGCTGCGCTTCCTCGCCAACTTCCGACGCCGGTTCCGGGTCGACTTCCCGTACTTCGTCCCGGTCGGCATCGGTGGCGTGGTGGGCCTCGGACTGCTGTCGAGCCCGCTGGCGTACGCCATCGAGCACTGGCGCGTGCCCGTCATGTGGGCGTTCGCCGGCGCGATCCTCGGAACCGTGCCCGCCCTGTGGCGCACGGCGGCCGAGCGCCTCGACGGCCGTGCGGGCCGCGACGGCACGGACTGGGCCTGGCTCGTCGGCACGTTCGTCGTCGCGATCGTGGGCCTGTACCTGCTGCCGTTCGCCACGGGCACGGTCCCGGCGAACTTCGGAGGCTTCCTGCTCGCGGGCGGTCTCATCGCGCTCGGCGTGCTCGTGCCCGGCCTGTCGCCGTCCAACCTGCTCATCATCCTGGGTCTGCTCCAGCCGATGCTGCAGCGCTTCGGCCGCGAGGGGGACTTCGGCCTGACCGACGCCCTGACGACGCTCGTGGCGGTCGCGCTCGGCGCGATCGTCGTGCTGGCGGCGTTCTCGAAGCTCATGGAGCGCGTGCTGGACCGGTTCCACTCACGCGTCTACCACTTCATCATCGGCTTCGTCCTGGCCTCGACCGTGCTCATCCTCGTGCCGACGCCGTCGGGCTCGGTGCTCCACGGCACCGAGGACGCGATGACGTACGAGGGCGTGACGGCCACGACGATCGTGGTGGCCGCGGTGCTGTTCCTCGCGGGTGTTGCGCTGGGCCTGTGGATGGCCATGCTGGAGAAGAAGCACAAGACCGTCGACGCAGGGGTGTGACATGGCCACCGACCGCCTCGCGAACCTGACCTTCGCGAGCATCTACCCGATGTACGTGCAGAAGGTCGAGCGCAAGGACCACACGGTCGACGAGCTGCACACCGTCATCGGGTGGCTCACCGGCTACGACGACGCGGGCATCGCCGGGTGCGTCGCCGACGGGCGCACCTTCGAGCAGTTCTTCGAGAAGGCGCCCGCGATGAACCCGAACGCCGCCCTCATCCGGGGGGTCATCTGCGGGTACCGCGTCGAGGACATCGAGGACCCGCTGCACCAGAAGGTGCGCTGGCTCGACAAGCTCGTCGACGAGCTGGCCCGCGGCAAGAAGATGGCGAGCATCCTGCGCGCCTGAGGCGTTGCCCCCGGGCGACGAGATACCGCGCGCAGCCCGCCCCGCGCCCGATCCGGGGGCCACGGGCTCCTACCTTGAGGGTTCGTGAGCACCACCTCTGAGCGCGCTGCCGCCATCACGACCGACACCGTCGCGCCGGGCCGACGCCTCGACCGGCTCAAGGCCGCGGGAGTCGCCGCCGCCTTCGCCGCGGGCCTCGTCTCCGCCGTCCAGAGCCACGTCAACGGCTCCTTCACCGCCGCCCTCGGGAACGGCATCGTCGTCGCGACCATCAGCTTCGGCTCCGCGACCCTGATCCTGACCCTGCTGCTGCTCCTCGTCCCGAAGGCCCGCCACGGCGTCGGACGTGTCGTCGCCTCCCTGCGCGCCGGCCGCAAGAACACCTCGGACGCCGTGCGCGCCATCCACCGCGGCGTGCCGGGCATCGGCCGCCTGCGCTGGTTCCAGGTCATCGGCGGCGCCGCCGGCGGCCTCTTCGTCACCGCCCAGGGCATCACCGTGGGGTCCCTCGGCGTCGCGATGTTCGTGGTCGCCGTCACCGCCGGCCAGTCGGTGTCGTCGCTGTTCTGCGACATGCTCGGGTTCGCGCCCGGCGGCAAGCGCGGCATCACGTTCGGCCGCGCCGTCGGCCCGGCCCTCGCCATCGCCGCCGTGCTGGTCGCGCAGTGGGCCCGGCTCGGCGCCGCCAGCCAGCTCTACCTGGTGGCCCTGCCCATGGTCGCCGGCGTGTTCGTCGCCGCGCAGCACGCCGTCAACGGCCGCGTCGAGACGACGGCGGCGACCGCGCCCTTCGGCCCGCAGGTCGACCGCCTGCCCGGCGCCCTGGCCGCCACCTTCGTCAACTTCCTCGTCGGCACGGTCGCGCTGCTGGTCGTGGTCTCGGTCGCGCTCGCGATCCAGGGCTGGCCCACGGGCGAGCTCCCGAGCGAGTGGTGGATGTACACGGGCGGCGC
Coding sequences:
- the pyk gene encoding pyruvate kinase, translating into MRRAKIVCTIGPATSSPENLRKLIEAGMDVARINRSHGSFEEHEAVYNNVREAAKATGRNVAILVDLQGPKIRLGKFEEEKKYYLEVGDKFTITTEDIVGNQQIVSTTHKGLAGDAKPGDVLLIDDGKVRLRVESVEGPRVNAVTEIPGPVSNNKGINLPSAAVSVPALSEKDIEDLRWGLKMGTDFIALSFVRNAKDYDDVRAIMEEEGRVVPVIAKLEKPQAIENLEEVVAAFDAFMVARGDLAVEMPLEEVPLIQKRIIELARRNAKPVIVATQVLESMTNNPVPTRAEASDCANAVLDGADAVMLSGETSVGDYPIITVQTMAKIIESTEKLGAERIAPLGSRPHTRSGVITQAAKEVGEQLGAKYFVTFTQSGDSARRMSRLRSQIQLLAFTPESSVRKELALSWGTEAYEVPSVDSVDAMVAQVDSTLQANGLAEPGDRVVIVSGAPVGVPGTTNSILVHKVGSTDTGR
- a CDS encoding ANTAR domain-containing response regulator, with product MAVVTEKLPLDLPPLLEPEAPVPTAPARPARRAVVAEDEALIRMDVVETLREAGFEVVGEAGDGATAVELALELKPDVVVCDVKMPEMDGITAAEKIGKAHAAPVVLLTAFSQTELVERARDAGAMAYVVKPFTPADLLPAVEIAISRYQQIGALEAEVADLTERFETRKRVDRAKGLLQTKMGLSEPEAFRWIQKTSMDRRLTMREVADAVIEQVGGA
- a CDS encoding GNAT family N-acetyltransferase, encoding MRSQPEVRPAERDDLVVVAALTAAARPTTTVGVPVDTAGEDAIRAHLSIYLATSGQVLVAELDGHIVGFVLTRTAGPYLFAEVVAWVVDSLYVTPDARRRGVGHALVAGVAALAGESGATYVYAGATAGDRNMQRFLARLGFAPAAGHRVVPTATLLRRLAQEGAPTVSRPRAKRDATRAALDDIIARRRRAREAGTHTAPIGLSHRRVS
- a CDS encoding PaaI family thioesterase, translating into MTDTLPGLAGTLIERMGIEVLEVSADRTTGTMPVAGNTQPYGLLHGGASAVLAETLGSIAAMQHAGPGRAAVGIELNVTHHRSARQGVVRGEAVAISRGRTLASYAVTITDDKGRRICTGRLTCMVVDAPPGA
- the polA gene encoding DNA polymerase I, producing the protein MTTTAPAGHPVTATSHRPRLLLIDGHSMAYRAFFALPDTMATTSGQVTNAVYGFTSMLTKLLGDEQPTHLAVAFDVSRRSFRTERFPEYKGTRSETPAPFKGQVPLIKDVLQALRVPTLEREGIEADDIIATLSGQASAAGMEVLVCSGDRDSLQLVSEDVTLLYPVRGVSEMARFTPDSVAEKYGVPPEQYPDLAALVGETSDNLPGVAGVGPKTAAKWVAQFGGLEPLLANVDQLKGKAAENLRAAVDQVRLNRELNALLRDVELEYAPDDLLLRGFDREAVHRISDTLQFGTLRDRLLAVDPAGHDEAADGAVDAGFELDVVELPAGGLAAWLAARAGRTVGVDVSGRGTPNQGDAWGVALAEGGEGVAYDLADITADDEAALTAWLADPAAPKVLHGAKTAWHSLAARGIALDGVVFDTELAAYLCYPDQRGYDLGDLVARHLGRELKVEDDGAQGALDLDLGGTGARGVGEATRAAAVADLAQALTGQLADRGATSLLTDVELPLSRVLARVEANGIAADTDFLTTLERGFADQVAQAAGEAYDAIGHEVNLGSPKQLQEVLFGELDMPKTKKTKTGYTTDAAALAELYAKTGHPFLEHLLAHRDATRLRVTVEGLIKSVHPDGRIHTTFQQTIAATGRLSSTEPNLQNIPIRTEAGRQIRRAFRVGDGYETLLTADYSQIEMRIMAHLSGDAGLIEAFRSGEDLHRYVGSRVFGVEPAGVTAEMRSKVKAMSYGLAYGLSAFGLSQQLGISTGEAQGLMDDYFARFGGVREYLDGVVEEARATGYTATVLGRRRYLPDLTSDNRQRRQMAERMALNAPIQGSAADIIKLAMLGVQRELDARGLRSRLLLQVHDELVVEVAPGERAAAEDVLRSQMGAAYTLDVPLDVSVGTGETWHDAGH
- a CDS encoding DUF368 domain-containing protein, with translation MDWIIRVVKGVVISLGFILPGVSGGVLAAILGLYERLLRFLANFRRRFRVDFPYFVPVGIGGVVGLGLLSSPLAYAIEHWRVPVMWAFAGAILGTVPALWRTAAERLDGRAGRDGTDWAWLVGTFVVAIVGLYLLPFATGTVPANFGGFLLAGGLIALGVLVPGLSPSNLLIILGLLQPMLQRFGREGDFGLTDALTTLVAVALGAIVVLAAFSKLMERVLDRFHSRVYHFIIGFVLASTVLILVPTPSGSVLHGTEDAMTYEGVTATTIVVAAVLFLAGVALGLWMAMLEKKHKTVDAGV
- a CDS encoding DUF2200 domain-containing protein → MATDRLANLTFASIYPMYVQKVERKDHTVDELHTVIGWLTGYDDAGIAGCVADGRTFEQFFEKAPAMNPNAALIRGVICGYRVEDIEDPLHQKVRWLDKLVDELARGKKMASILRA
- a CDS encoding DMT family transporter, encoding MSTTSERAAAITTDTVAPGRRLDRLKAAGVAAAFAAGLVSAVQSHVNGSFTAALGNGIVVATISFGSATLILTLLLLLVPKARHGVGRVVASLRAGRKNTSDAVRAIHRGVPGIGRLRWFQVIGGAAGGLFVTAQGITVGSLGVAMFVVAVTAGQSVSSLFCDMLGFAPGGKRGITFGRAVGPALAIAAVLVAQWARLGAASQLYLVALPMVAGVFVAAQHAVNGRVETTAATAPFGPQVDRLPGALAATFVNFLVGTVALLVVVSVALAIQGWPTGELPSEWWMYTGGALGVVFIGTAAAVVHRIGALLLALSLIAGQITGAIVLDVTVRDLPLSTSALVAVALTFCAIAVPAITSRTPAEAR